The window GTGTAAATATTGCAGCACTATGCGCAGGTGTGGACATGACCTTTGCCTACCATATGGCAAAGGTTGCAGCCTTTGTGGACAGCAAATCATGTGCATGAAGGGAAACCAATCCACATGACAACTGAATACAGCAGACACTGTGGCCCACGAGGTCATGGACGGGACCAACACTAAGGCCCACATCTACTCAGCTGAGAGCATAGGAGCATTTCATGGACAGGGGAAGAAATGGTTCACCAATCTAAGAATGAATGCTGGATCTCAGAGATGAGAGATAAAGACAAGAGGAGATTGGCACCTCTAGTGAAGCTATTACTGAGCCAAATCAGGTTGGTACAATACTCTGGTGATACAAAGCACTTGTGAGGGTCAAAGCATACAAACTGGAGATAGGGAGAAGCAATCAGAGACCCCTGTTGTCAAGCTCAACCAGCGAGCGCCTAGACTTAATGAAATTCACCATCTGTAAAGGAGCTTCTTAAGATAGAGCATAGCAGCACAGAGCTGGTCTCAGTGGTGTGGAACCCATTGCAGACGACATACTAATAGTTGGTTGTGGGAAGACTGAATCTAAAGAACCTGCGATTCAAGGTCAAAGAGTTCAATTTCCATGGGCACATTCTGTCAGCAGAGGGACTCAAGGCAGACCCAGAAAAAATCAGGGCAATCCAAGAAATGCCCCACTCCACAGACACCAAGGCAGTGCAACGGTTCATAGGGTTTGTGACCTACCTTGCAAAGTTCATGCCACACCTCTCTGAGGTACATGAGCTGCTACACAGACTACTAGACGAGGCCATGACATAGCACTAGCTACATAAGCATGATACAGCAGTTGAGGAAATCAAGCATCTGATCACAGCAGCCCCAGTCCCGAGATATTATGACGTGACCAAGCCAGTCACCATCCAGAGTGATGCAAGCCAGAAAGGACTTGGCTGCTATCTACTACAGGAAAGTCAGCTAGTTGGGTTTGCATCTTGGATGCTCTGTTAATTGTGTTCTGTTtaacacaaacagaacaaaattaTGCGCAAATCCAAAAGGAATGCCTGAGTATCGTGTTTGCATGTTAGCGCTCTCACAATTATTTGTATGTGAGAGGGGAGATCACAGCAGAAACAGACCACAAGCCACTTATCTCTATCTTTAACAAGCCTCTCCTCAGTGCACCCAAAAGGCTCTAGAGCACAATGTTGACACTCCAGAAATACAGCCTCAAGGTAGTGTACGAACTAGGCCCGGACATGTCCCATCAGCAGCACATTGAGCAGAGCCACAGCTCCACCAAAGAGAACAGACACAGCATATACACATCATGTAGTTTGCAACCTGCAGAGGGCACAAAGAGGACACTGAATAGATAAATCAAACTGACTACCTGAATGTCACCAGCCAGCACCTGACTCAGATCAGGAAACATGCTGAGGGAGATGCAAATCTCCATATAGTGAAACCGGTAGTGCTACAGGGGTGACCTagactcacaggtcagtctcTGAACACTTCActcatagagactgaggacagTCTCCCAGGTTTTGTTGCtaaaactgggtggaaaaaacctgcattgcagaaccaatcTAAAGTCTTTAGTCCTTCATATTGGGGAggtgacatgcagttcactacgGAGGAGAATGGGGGGAGAGCATAATTTCCAGTAAGGCCATTCTTGTCGCCGTTTAAGCAACTACCTTGCATTTAGAAATACCCAGACTTCGGTAGGTGGAGACCACCGAGAGGAAGTTCCCGTATCAATCACAGAATATGCTGGTCAATCCGGGATGAGATCAGTGCACAAGATAGAGTGCTTTTCAAAAGCAGGCTGGTGAAAGCACCAAACAGACTGGACCTATAGAAAGGGCTTGATACTGGGTTATAGGGTTTTTGCAAAGGACCTGTTACTGGTCTATCATgattaatatacattttaaaaaatgttaaaaatgttaaaaaggttGAAGAGACTCTGAATTTGAAATTTGAACTATTGAGTGAGACTTTAAACtcgtttttttcttaaataatcaGTCATATAAAGGTTATTTATATGACTGTTATAAATATGGTGTTACTCACCGGGGACCTCCTATCTGAACAGCTGATGTCCCAACCGGTTTTGGTTTGAAGTGCTTGTCAACACCATGTTAAAGTTGGGGCCAGCAAGTGTTTAGCACTTTTCCTTGATAAAGtactttaattatttaacagtaGATGAAGTCGTTGTGAATTAATGTTCTTTCAGTGATTGAcagttaaaacatacagtatgtttttggTGGAGTATTCCTTTAACATCTGTAACATGGAAACAGCACCATCTGGTGGAGACACAATCAAATGGAAGTTTTATTTCAATCAGCTCTCCACCCATAACAAGTAAATGAAACTGAAAGCAGATTTACATTGTTGAACAGACCGCAGACGCCATTACATTACAGAGTGAAAACTCTCCTGAAGAACACACAGTCGGAGGATTGAACAGAGAAAGTTGAAGAGACTGTAATTTGGTGAGTCTACATCTTAAAGAATATTTGGATATCAGATCAAATGGCTGAGAAAATTGCTCTTTTGGAAGGTTACCTGAACTGCCACGTGTGTTCAGAGACTTTCAGAGATCCTGTGTCTCTGACCTGCAACCACAGCTTCTGTTCAAGCTGTCTGCAAAAATTCTGGGAAcaagctaaaaacaaaaactgtcccATTTGCAAAAGAAAATCCTCAAAGGATTATCCATCCATCAACCTTTCTCTCAAAGACCTGGCTGACTCCTTTGCAAAGACGCAGAATAATGATTCACCTGAGacggagaaagaaaaggagaaagaggaagtggtGTGTCATAAACATCCAGAAGTCCCTTATTGGTTCTGTGAGGATGAACAGAGAGCTGTGTGTCCTGTCTGTGAGTTTTCTGTCCACCAGAGTCACAAGTTGGTTCCTGTAGAACAAGCAGTCAGTGACCTGAAGGACCAGCTGAAATCTGACTTAAAGTCTCTACAGGACAAGAGGGACAAATACGAAGAAGTGGAGAAAACATACAATGAAATGGTTGAACACTCCAAGAAGCAGCTGTTGTCCACAGAGAGGAAGATCAGAGCAGAGTTCAACAAGCTCCACCAGTtcctgaaagaggaagaggagtccAGACTGGCagctctgagggaggaagaggagcagaagggGAAGACTAtcagcagagagatgaagaggattCAGGAGCAGATCTCCTCTCTGTCAGACAGTATCTCTGCTGTTGAAGAAgacctgcagaaacacaacGTGTCATTCCTCAGCAGTTATAAACCCACTCAGACCAGAGCCAGAGACCAGTGCTCACTGTCAGATCCACAGCTGGTCTCAGGAGCGCTGATAGATGTGGCGaaacacctgggcaacctgTCCTTCAGAGTCtgggagaagatgaaggagaaggtCCACCTCAGTCCTGTcattctggatccaaacactgcaGCTCCCTGGCTCTATCTGTCTGATGATCTGATCAGTGTGAGACATGGAGACACAGACCAGCAGCTCCCTGATAATCCAGAGAGAAACACTGAGTATTCCGATGTTCTGGGCTCTGAGGGCTTCAGCTCAGGGAAACACAGctgggaggtggaggtgggagaCCATCCTGTCTGGATTGTGGGTTTGGCTAAAGAGTCAGTTGACAAAGGAGAGGGAAGTGCTTCACCAGAATATGGATTCTGGTGTTTATCCCATGACAGTGGAGAATACACTAATGGAGATGATAAGACTGTCAGTGTGAAGAAGAGTCTCCAGAGGATCAGAGTCAAACTAGACTATGACAGGGGGGAGGTGTCCTTCTACGACCCTGAAGACATGACTCACATCTACACTCACAGAGACACTTTCACTGAGAAACTCTTCCCTTATTTCAATATTGGAAAGTCTGGTGATGCTAAAACTACTGATATCAAAATCTGTCAAACTGAGAT of the Thunnus maccoyii chromosome 9, fThuMac1.1, whole genome shotgun sequence genome contains:
- the LOC121904335 gene encoding nuclear factor 7, brain-like isoform X1, with product MAEKIALLEGYLNCHVCSETFRDPVSLTCNHSFCSSCLQKFWEQAKNKNCPICKRKSSKDYPSINLSLKDLADSFAKTQNNDSPETEKEKEKEEVVCHKHPEVPYWFCEDEQRAVCPVCEFSVHQSHKLVPVEQAVSDLKDQLKSDLKSLQDKRDKYEEVEKTYNEMVEHSKKQLLSTERKIRAEFNKLHQFLKEEEESRLAALREEEEQKGKTISREMKRIQEQISSLSDSISAVEEDLQKHNVSFLSSYKPTQTRARDQCSLSDPQLVSGALIDVAKHLGNLSFRVWEKMKEKVHLSPVILDPNTAAPWLYLSDDLISVRHGDTDQQLPDNPERNTEYSDVLGSEGFSSGKHSWEVEVGDHPVWIVGLAKESVDKGEGSASPEYGFWCLSHDSGEYTNGDDKTVSVKKSLQRIRVKLDYDRGEVSFYDPEDMTHIYTHRDTFTEKLFPYFNIGKSGDAKTTDIKICQTEISL
- the LOC121904335 gene encoding nuclear factor 7, brain-like isoform X2; translated protein: MAEKIALLEGYLNCHVCSETFRDPVSLTCNHSFCSSCLQKSSKDYPSINLSLKDLADSFAKTQNNDSPETEKEKEKEEVVCHKHPEVPYWFCEDEQRAVCPVCEFSVHQSHKLVPVEQAVSDLKDQLKSDLKSLQDKRDKYEEVEKTYNEMVEHSKKQLLSTERKIRAEFNKLHQFLKEEEESRLAALREEEEQKGKTISREMKRIQEQISSLSDSISAVEEDLQKHNVSFLSSYKPTQTRARDQCSLSDPQLVSGALIDVAKHLGNLSFRVWEKMKEKVHLSPVILDPNTAAPWLYLSDDLISVRHGDTDQQLPDNPERNTEYSDVLGSEGFSSGKHSWEVEVGDHPVWIVGLAKESVDKGEGSASPEYGFWCLSHDSGEYTNGDDKTVSVKKSLQRIRVKLDYDRGEVSFYDPEDMTHIYTHRDTFTEKLFPYFNIGKSGDAKTTDIKICQTEISL